One Merismopedia glauca CCAP 1448/3 genomic window carries:
- a CDS encoding alpha/beta hydrolase, with amino-acid sequence MTFDTPKLQQLLKQALSAEDLNELCSTYFPEVYAQFTNGQVISHQRRLLLEYAQRHREIPKLLAAVREINPTVYQEFFPELETPPQPPTTPTNPAPNPLPETQTCDILVLSANPLTTDPLQLEQEAELIQQRLQEGDVGKKYLVKAQRAVQATDISKYLLQYQPLILHFSGHGHANGDIIFNNSQGQPQSVSPSALAELLAAIPSKIECVFLNACFSLAQADALSEQVSCVIGMSQEIDDESAIRFAAGFYRGLGFGSGYYRAFQLGINEINLLQLPDSRIPHFISRDTSILEEQTVKPRVTRSFTPQSTTATLYPLWFGTNRQPINPQDITQGFSGKRDNQLHYGTCQVAVPKSHQIGSTGSSSWWQRLLNLESDRLKLDYQTLAILSSTDFWTNIQHTLQAHPPDERSALVFIHGFNVTFTEAAQRAAQIGYDLQVPGIMAFYSWASQGKLTGYTADEATIEASEKYIAEFLVNLAEHSGVTQIHIIAHSMGNRGLLRAMQRILAKVQTQTQISFGQIFLAAPDVDPDLFQDLAQAYHQLAERTTLYISSQDKALGASGIIHDYPRVGFFPPITVVEGIDTVEVSHIDLTWLGHGYFADARPLLADMHGLLRHNTSPDDRFGMESVLMGSQKYWRIKG; translated from the coding sequence ATGACATTCGACACCCCAAAACTACAGCAATTACTCAAACAAGCCCTTAGTGCTGAAGATTTAAATGAACTATGTTCTACCTATTTTCCTGAAGTATATGCTCAGTTCACAAACGGACAGGTAATTAGCCACCAAAGACGATTGTTACTCGAATACGCCCAAAGACACCGAGAAATTCCCAAACTATTAGCAGCAGTTCGAGAAATCAATCCTACCGTCTATCAAGAATTCTTCCCAGAACTAGAAACTCCCCCACAGCCACCAACTACCCCCACCAATCCCGCACCGAATCCCCTTCCAGAAACTCAAACCTGCGATATTCTAGTTCTTTCCGCCAATCCCCTAACTACAGATCCACTCCAACTAGAGCAAGAAGCCGAACTAATTCAACAGCGCTTGCAAGAAGGAGACGTAGGCAAAAAGTATCTAGTTAAAGCTCAAAGAGCCGTCCAAGCCACCGACATCTCTAAATATCTCCTCCAATATCAACCTCTAATTCTCCACTTTAGCGGTCACGGTCATGCCAATGGCGATATTATTTTCAACAACTCTCAAGGACAACCCCAATCCGTCTCTCCTTCAGCCCTAGCAGAATTATTAGCTGCCATCCCCAGTAAAATTGAATGCGTCTTCCTCAATGCTTGCTTTTCCCTGGCACAAGCCGATGCCCTATCCGAACAAGTTAGCTGCGTGATTGGCATGAGTCAAGAAATCGACGATGAATCTGCTATCAGATTCGCCGCAGGTTTCTATCGAGGTTTGGGATTTGGGAGTGGATATTACAGGGCTTTTCAACTGGGAATTAATGAAATTAACTTATTACAGTTACCAGATAGCCGCATTCCCCATTTCATCAGCCGCGATACCTCAATTCTGGAAGAACAGACAGTCAAACCCAGAGTTACTCGCAGCTTCACCCCTCAATCAACTACAGCCACTCTCTATCCCCTCTGGTTTGGCACCAACCGCCAACCAATCAATCCCCAAGATATCACTCAAGGTTTCTCAGGCAAGAGGGATAACCAACTGCACTACGGAACTTGCCAAGTAGCTGTACCCAAATCCCATCAAATTGGTTCTACTGGTTCTTCTTCTTGGTGGCAGAGGTTGTTAAACTTGGAAAGCGATCGCCTGAAACTAGACTATCAAACTCTCGCCATCCTCTCCTCAACAGATTTTTGGACTAACATCCAACACACTCTGCAAGCACATCCACCTGATGAACGTTCCGCTTTAGTCTTCATTCACGGCTTCAACGTCACTTTTACCGAAGCAGCCCAAAGAGCCGCCCAAATCGGCTATGATTTGCAAGTTCCAGGGATAATGGCATTCTATAGTTGGGCATCCCAAGGTAAGCTAACTGGTTATACCGCAGACGAAGCCACAATCGAAGCCAGCGAGAAATACATCGCCGAGTTTTTGGTCAATTTAGCCGAACATAGTGGAGTCACCCAAATCCATATCATCGCCCATAGTATGGGAAATCGAGGCTTGCTCAGAGCCATGCAGCGAATTTTAGCTAAAGTGCAAACTCAAACTCAAATTAGCTTCGGACAAATCTTTCTGGCGGCTCCAGATGTCGATCCCGACTTATTCCAAGATTTAGCCCAAGCTTATCATCAGTTGGCAGAACGAACCACCTTGTACATTTCATCTCAAGATAAAGCTTTAGGCGCATCAGGTATCATTCACGATTACCCCCGCGTCGGGTTTTTCCCGCCAATTACGGTAGTTGAAGGCATCGATACGGTAGAAGTTTCCCACATCGATCTTACCTGGTTGGG
- a CDS encoding NB-ARC domain-containing protein: MYTPRDVLLELIQQALTDTAFTDLVFTHFPTVNAEFTVEQRKSQRVRFLLEHIDKNKELGKLLELIKSVNPIVCAEFANRIAQIEFIPLPETPARDIEPPSNLPLSGAKEFVGRQTEIEQLHQQLQANNQVAISTVTGMGGIGKTELALRYGWQHKQQSYPGGVCWLSERGQDLASQIISYSQIQLNLKIPPELGLDTLQQVAYCWRNWVTPGNVLVIFDDVTSYQNIEPYLPPPSGKFKVIVTTRLQHLAQAFQRLELEILSEEAALELLISLVGANRINAELDTAKHLCKWLGYLPLGLELVGQYLAEREDLSLAKMQQRLEQKRLEQTALKEPTLETTAKRGVAAAFELSWQELRESAQRVAGLLSILALAPIPWSLVRSCLAEVDEEELEDIRDRELVKRSLLTRTDRDTYQLHQLLKEFISDRLKNAEWIDNLKRQFCQAIVKVAQQIKQTPTVTEISEISPYIPHLAEAAEHLINWTEPENVIWLFTGLGRFYEGQGLYSLAEPWLKSGVSMMQKLLGASHPSVASSLNNLAGLYKSQGRYEEAEPLYIQALSILFPNLGENHPNTQTCWSNFVTFIQQVMTQGQESQLSDHPITQSLLQEMKK; encoded by the coding sequence ATCTCAGCGCGTCCGCTTCTTACTAGAACATATAGACAAAAATAAAGAACTCGGTAAATTACTAGAATTAATTAAATCGGTAAATCCCATAGTTTGTGCCGAATTTGCCAACAGAATTGCTCAAATAGAATTTATTCCCCTTCCAGAAACCCCAGCAAGAGATATTGAACCGCCTAGCAACCTCCCCTTAAGCGGTGCCAAAGAATTCGTTGGTAGACAGACAGAAATAGAACAACTGCACCAGCAACTGCAAGCAAATAACCAAGTCGCCATTTCTACAGTTACCGGAATGGGAGGGATTGGCAAAACCGAATTAGCCCTACGATATGGATGGCAGCACAAACAACAATCTTATCCAGGAGGAGTCTGTTGGCTATCAGAAAGAGGACAGGATTTAGCCAGTCAAATAATTAGCTACAGCCAAATCCAACTCAATCTCAAGATTCCTCCAGAACTAGGATTGGATACACTACAGCAAGTTGCCTACTGCTGGCGAAATTGGGTAACTCCTGGAAATGTATTAGTCATCTTTGATGATGTCACCAGCTATCAAAACATCGAACCATACCTACCACCTCCATCAGGCAAATTCAAAGTCATCGTCACCACCAGATTGCAACACTTAGCCCAAGCATTTCAACGTTTAGAGTTAGAAATATTGAGTGAAGAAGCGGCATTAGAACTCTTAATTTCCTTAGTAGGTGCAAACAGAATTAATGCCGAGTTAGATACAGCTAAACATCTGTGCAAATGGTTAGGATATTTGCCCTTGGGATTAGAATTAGTCGGGCAGTATTTAGCCGAAAGAGAAGATTTATCTCTAGCTAAAATGCAGCAGCGATTAGAGCAAAAAAGACTAGAACAAACAGCTTTAAAAGAACCCACCCTTGAAACCACAGCCAAAAGAGGAGTAGCCGCAGCCTTTGAATTAAGCTGGCAAGAATTAAGGGAATCCGCCCAAAGAGTTGCAGGATTATTAAGCATATTGGCATTGGCACCTATTCCTTGGTCATTAGTTCGGTCATGTTTGGCTGAAGTAGACGAAGAAGAATTAGAAGATATTCGAGACAGAGAACTAGTTAAAAGAAGTTTATTAACCAGAACTGATAGAGATACTTATCAACTTCATCAACTACTCAAAGAATTTATCAGCGATAGACTTAAAAATGCTGAATGGATTGATAATCTAAAGCGCCAATTTTGCCAAGCCATAGTCAAGGTAGCCCAACAGATAAAGCAAACACCTACAGTTACAGAAATTAGCGAGATATCACCTTACATTCCTCACCTAGCAGAAGCCGCAGAGCATTTAATCAATTGGACAGAACCGGAAAATGTAATTTGGTTATTTACTGGTTTGGGTAGGTTTTATGAAGGTCAAGGGCTTTATAGTTTAGCCGAACCTTGGTTGAAGTCAGGTGTATCTATGATGCAAAAACTGTTAGGAGCATCCCATCCATCTGTGGCAAGTTCTCTCAACAACTTAGCGGGACTCTACAAAAGTCAAGGGCGGTACGAGGAGGCAGAACCTTTATACATTCAAGCTTTATCAATTCTCTTCCCCAACTTAGGTGAAAACCATCCTAATACTCAGACTTGTTGGTCTAATTTTGTGACTTTTATACAACAAGTTATGACTCAAGGTCAAGAGTCACAATTAAGCGACCATCCTATCACTCAATCCCTGTTACAAGAGATGAAAAAGTAA